The following coding sequences are from one Candidatus Polarisedimenticolia bacterium window:
- a CDS encoding cytidine/deoxycytidylate deaminase family protein, with protein sequence MTQRKRVGWDHYFMNIARQAATRSTCDRKFVGAVIVRDRTILSTGYNGSIRGMPHCDEVGHDLENGHCVATIHAEANAILQAAKNGVNIGGSEIYTTASPCWNCFKMIANSGIRRIFYGEFYRDEKSIRIAREIGIELIHLPPDEEAP encoded by the coding sequence ATGACCCAGCGCAAGCGCGTCGGATGGGACCACTACTTCATGAACATCGCCCGCCAGGCGGCGACGCGCTCGACCTGCGACCGGAAGTTCGTCGGGGCGGTCATCGTGCGGGACCGGACGATCCTGTCCACCGGCTACAACGGGTCGATCCGCGGCATGCCCCACTGCGACGAGGTGGGGCACGACCTGGAGAACGGCCACTGCGTCGCCACCATCCACGCCGAGGCCAATGCCATCCTGCAGGCCGCCAAAAACGGCGTGAACATCGGCGGATCGGAGATCTACACGACCGCCAGCCCCTGCTGGAACTGCTTCAAGATGATCGCCAACTCCGGCATCCGGCGCATCTTCTACGGCGAGTTCTACCGGGATGAAAAAAGCATCCGCATCGCCCGGGAGATCGGCATCGAGCTGATCCACCTGCCGCCCGACGAGGAGGCGCCGTGA
- a CDS encoding peptidylprolyl isomerase: protein IQGGDPNSKTPDTASWGMGDGPRKLKAEFSSPEKASHVRGMVSMARSQDPDSASCQFFIVQADSKFLDGKYSIFGKVLSGMEVVDAIANSPRGQNDRPVQDIVIKKASIKKG from the coding sequence ATCCAGGGAGGCGACCCCAACAGCAAGACTCCGGACACCGCCAGCTGGGGGATGGGAGACGGCCCGCGCAAGCTCAAGGCGGAGTTCAGCTCGCCGGAGAAGGCCAGCCACGTGCGCGGCATGGTGTCGATGGCGCGCTCCCAGGATCCCGATTCCGCCTCCTGCCAGTTCTTCATCGTGCAGGCCGACTCCAAGTTCCTGGATGGTAAATACTCGATCTTCGGCAAGGTGCTCTCGGGCATGGAGGTGGTCGACGCCATCGCCAATTCCCCCAGGGGCCAGAACGACCGTCCGGTGCAGGACATCGTCATCAAGAAGGCATCCATCAAGAAGGGTTAG